From Segatella copri, the proteins below share one genomic window:
- a CDS encoding 4-alpha-glucanotransferase, with amino-acid sequence MTVQFNIEYKAMFGEQIVVNIQTEEGELKLPLETTDGERWACDWCVEAPEKSYTYYYSVEREGRAVKTEWLMIKHQLEVNAKKAAVYTLYDHWKTMPEDAFLYSSAFTDCINHQAPQKMKPESGSKIVRLIVRAPQLRDGERLGVLGADKALGAWDVQKILPMTQHTYNEWVADIDATHLEGSHLEFKFVAFRNAKNELLWENSMNRTVDLPEMKAGELVSYELDQASFALYNRKLAGTQVPVFSLRTRKSAGIGDFGDLKTMIDFVASTGQKVLQLLPINDTTITHTWTDSYPYSCISVFAIHPQYVDLHALPELKDAKARAEAEKTRAELNALDKIDYEKVNDFKINYLRQIFNQEGEKMMKTAEYKAFFQDTELWLVPYAQYSYLRDKNGTADFNQWPDHQVWDEAERKALTDPKTAAYKNVAFFYFVQFVLDRQMQEAHEHAKAKGVILKGDIPIGVNRNGCDVWMEPKYFNLNGQAGAPPDDFSANGQNWGFPTYNWFEMLKDGCQWWNRRFKNMARYFDAYRIDHVLGFFRIWEIPVHSVHGLLGQFAPALAMSREEIESYGLHFQEDRFTRPFITDWVLDRVFHERAGEVKEKYLDRLDDERYQMKPEVDTQRKVEALFADVTDEKELWLRDGLYALISDVLFVRDHTNPGVFHPRISAQLDFIYESLYDNDKAAFNRLYNDYFYRRNNQFWYQEAMKKLPKLVQATRMLVCAEDLGMVPDCVPWVMDELKILSLELQSMPKDPSVKFGHLSRNPYRSVCTISSHDMPTLRMWWDENVQRTQEYYNTMLYRQGPAPHPLPGWLASDIISRHLTSPSMLCILSIQDWLATDEALRLPDADAERINIPANPKHYWRYRMHLNIEDLAADKRFVQNITEMISQSERV; translated from the coding sequence ATGACAGTACAGTTTAATATTGAGTATAAAGCAATGTTCGGCGAACAGATCGTCGTAAACATTCAGACGGAGGAAGGTGAACTGAAACTTCCTCTCGAGACAACAGATGGTGAAAGATGGGCATGCGACTGGTGTGTTGAAGCACCAGAAAAATCGTATACCTATTATTATAGTGTAGAACGTGAAGGTAGAGCAGTCAAGACCGAATGGCTTATGATTAAGCATCAGCTCGAAGTAAATGCCAAGAAGGCTGCGGTTTATACCCTTTACGATCATTGGAAGACTATGCCTGAGGATGCTTTCCTCTACAGCAGTGCCTTTACCGATTGCATCAATCATCAGGCTCCACAGAAGATGAAGCCGGAATCGGGCAGCAAGATTGTGCGTCTGATAGTCCGTGCTCCTCAGCTTCGCGATGGTGAGCGTCTGGGTGTATTGGGTGCAGATAAAGCTTTGGGTGCCTGGGATGTGCAGAAGATTCTTCCGATGACTCAGCATACCTATAATGAATGGGTGGCTGATATTGATGCGACTCATCTTGAGGGCAGTCATCTGGAGTTTAAGTTCGTGGCTTTCAGAAATGCAAAGAACGAGCTTCTCTGGGAAAACAGCATGAACAGAACCGTGGATTTGCCGGAGATGAAGGCAGGTGAGTTGGTATCTTATGAACTCGACCAGGCTTCCTTCGCTCTGTATAACCGCAAACTTGCCGGAACGCAGGTGCCTGTATTCTCATTGCGTACCCGTAAGAGTGCCGGTATCGGTGATTTCGGTGATCTGAAGACCATGATTGATTTTGTGGCTTCTACCGGTCAGAAGGTGCTCCAGCTCCTTCCTATCAATGATACCACCATCACCCATACATGGACCGACAGTTATCCATACAGCTGCATCAGCGTCTTCGCTATTCATCCGCAGTATGTCGACCTTCATGCTCTTCCTGAGTTGAAGGATGCAAAGGCTCGTGCTGAGGCTGAGAAGACACGTGCTGAGTTGAACGCACTGGATAAGATAGATTACGAGAAAGTAAATGATTTCAAGATAAATTACTTGCGCCAAATCTTCAATCAGGAAGGTGAAAAGATGATGAAGACAGCCGAATATAAGGCTTTCTTCCAGGATACTGAACTGTGGCTAGTTCCTTACGCACAGTATTCATACCTGCGTGATAAGAATGGTACGGCTGATTTCAACCAGTGGCCAGATCATCAGGTATGGGATGAGGCTGAGCGCAAGGCACTTACCGACCCTAAGACTGCAGCTTACAAGAACGTGGCGTTCTTCTATTTCGTACAGTTCGTACTGGACCGCCAGATGCAGGAGGCTCACGAGCATGCCAAGGCTAAGGGCGTTATTTTGAAGGGTGATATTCCAATCGGCGTAAACCGCAATGGTTGCGATGTATGGATGGAACCTAAATACTTCAACCTCAATGGTCAGGCGGGTGCTCCACCTGATGACTTCTCTGCCAATGGTCAGAACTGGGGATTCCCTACCTATAACTGGTTTGAGATGCTGAAGGATGGCTGCCAGTGGTGGAACCGCCGTTTCAAGAACATGGCAAGATATTTTGATGCTTACCGCATCGACCACGTATTGGGCTTCTTCCGTATCTGGGAGATTCCGGTACATAGCGTACATGGATTGCTCGGACAGTTTGCACCGGCGCTTGCCATGAGCCGTGAAGAGATAGAAAGCTATGGTTTACACTTCCAGGAAGACCGTTTTACCCGTCCGTTCATTACCGATTGGGTATTGGATCGTGTGTTCCATGAGCGTGCCGGCGAGGTAAAGGAGAAATATCTCGACCGTCTGGATGACGAGCGTTATCAGATGAAGCCTGAGGTAGATACCCAGCGTAAGGTTGAGGCTCTCTTTGCTGATGTAACAGATGAGAAGGAACTCTGGCTGCGTGATGGCTTGTATGCCCTGATCAGCGATGTACTCTTCGTACGTGATCATACCAACCCTGGCGTCTTCCATCCACGTATCTCAGCCCAGCTTGACTTTATCTACGAGTCGCTCTATGATAATGACAAGGCTGCGTTCAACCGCCTTTACAACGACTATTTCTATCGCCGTAACAACCAGTTCTGGTATCAGGAGGCGATGAAAAAGTTGCCTAAACTGGTTCAGGCTACCCGCATGCTGGTTTGTGCCGAAGACCTCGGTATGGTGCCAGACTGTGTGCCTTGGGTAATGGACGAGTTGAAGATATTGAGTCTGGAACTCCAGAGCATGCCAAAGGATCCATCGGTTAAGTTCGGACATCTGAGCCGTAACCCATACCGCTCGGTATGTACCATCTCGAGCCACGATATGCCTACTCTGCGTATGTGGTGGGATGAGAATGTCCAGCGTACCCAGGAGTATTACAATACGATGCTCTACCGTCAGGGACCAGCACCTCATCCACTCCCAGGCTGGTTGGCTAGTGACATCATCAGCCGCCATCTCACCTCTCCATCCATGCTCTGCATATTGAGTATCCAGGACTGGTTGGCTACCGATGAGGCTCTCCGTCTGCCTGATGCTGATGCCGAGCGTATCAATATCCCGGCTAACCCTAAGCATTACTGGCGTTATCGCATGCACCTCAACATAGAGGATCTGGCTGCAGACAAGCGTTTCGTGCAGAATATCACAGAGATGATTTCGCAGTCTGAAAGAGTCTAA
- a CDS encoding MFS transporter, which translates to MKQKPDLSFWKLWNLSFGFFGVQIAYALQSANISRIFATLGADPHNLSYFWILPPLMGILVQPIVGTLSDKTWCRFGRRIPYLFVGATIAVLVMCLLPNAGSLGLTVSGAMLFGLIALMFLDTSINMAMQPFKMLVGDMVNEKQKAKAYSIQSFLCNAGSVAGYIFPFLFTFLGIKNYAEKGVVPDSVIWSFYIGAAILILCVIYTTMKVKEWNPQQYADYNEAKSEEGGVKNSNAEASEDKAGWITLLRKAPSTFWKVGLVQFFCWAGFLYLWNYSTGAIAETVWNTTDPASEAFQEAGNWVGILFAVQAVGSVIWAVVLPQFKNTKVAYAVSLIIGGVGFALIPFLHDQYLQFIPFLMIGAGWAAMLAMPFTFVTNALQGYGHMGAYLGLFNGTICIPQIVAAICGGTVLSLVGSHQSDMMIVAGILLIAGALSVSIIKDKK; encoded by the coding sequence ATGAAACAAAAACCTGATTTAAGTTTCTGGAAGCTCTGGAACTTGAGCTTCGGATTTTTCGGAGTACAGATTGCCTACGCCCTACAGAGCGCCAACATCTCCCGAATCTTTGCAACGTTGGGTGCTGACCCACACAACTTGAGTTATTTCTGGATTCTCCCTCCTCTGATGGGAATCCTGGTACAGCCTATCGTGGGCACGCTGAGTGATAAGACGTGGTGCCGCTTCGGTCGCCGCATCCCTTATCTCTTTGTGGGTGCTACAATTGCCGTCCTGGTAATGTGCCTGCTCCCGAACGCCGGTTCGCTCGGACTGACTGTAAGCGGTGCGATGCTCTTCGGTCTGATTGCGCTGATGTTCCTCGATACGAGCATCAATATGGCGATGCAGCCGTTCAAGATGCTGGTAGGCGATATGGTAAATGAAAAACAGAAGGCAAAGGCTTACTCTATCCAGAGTTTCCTCTGCAATGCCGGTTCTGTGGCCGGATATATCTTCCCGTTCCTCTTTACCTTCCTCGGTATCAAGAATTATGCTGAGAAGGGTGTGGTTCCTGATTCTGTCATCTGGTCGTTCTATATCGGTGCGGCTATCCTGATTCTCTGTGTTATCTACACCACGATGAAGGTGAAGGAGTGGAATCCACAGCAGTATGCGGACTATAATGAAGCGAAGAGTGAAGAGGGAGGAGTGAAGAATTCTAATGCTGAGGCTTCTGAAGACAAGGCTGGTTGGATTACTTTGCTGCGCAAGGCGCCATCTACCTTCTGGAAGGTGGGGCTGGTTCAGTTCTTCTGCTGGGCTGGTTTCCTTTATCTCTGGAATTATTCTACGGGAGCCATCGCTGAAACCGTATGGAATACGACCGACCCTGCTTCTGAAGCATTCCAGGAGGCAGGCAACTGGGTGGGCATTCTCTTTGCAGTTCAGGCTGTAGGTAGTGTTATCTGGGCTGTCGTTCTCCCTCAGTTTAAGAATACGAAGGTGGCATACGCTGTCAGCTTGATTATTGGTGGCGTGGGCTTTGCTCTCATTCCATTCCTGCATGACCAGTACTTGCAGTTTATCCCATTCCTGATGATTGGTGCCGGTTGGGCAGCCATGCTGGCGATGCCTTTCACCTTTGTTACCAATGCTTTGCAGGGATATGGTCACATGGGTGCTTATCTCGGTCTGTTTAACGGAACCATCTGTATCCCTCAGATTGTGGCTGCCATCTGCGGTGGAACAGTCCTGAGTCTGGTGGGTTCTCATCAGAGCGATATGATGATTGTGGCAGGTATCCTGCTGATTGCGGGTGCGCTGTCTGTGAGCATCATCAAGGATAAGAAATAG
- a CDS encoding glycoside hydrolase family 97 protein: MKKLNVLVMGLLLPMLAAAQTVKSPDGNVSVTFSLTEKGQPTYEMSYKGKTVCKPSHLGLELAKDKHASKGMEETSLMDGFTETGSKTSTFDETWKPVWGETATIRNHYNEMEVNLNQAASKRNITIRFRVYDYGMGLRYEFPQQESLNYFVIQEEHTQFAMAGDHTAYWIPGDYDTQEYDYNITPLTGIRPIIAKNREAYKSNSSTTVFSDTGVQTSLQMKTKDGLYINIHEAACLDYPTMHLNLDEKTLTFESWLTPDAVGRKGFIQTPFNTPWRTVMVSDNARDMLSCKLTLNLNEPCKIKDTSWIHPTKYCGVWWNMIVGTKTWSYTNDLPSVRLGVTDYSKCKPNGTHGATNEEVKRYIDFAAKNGLQEVLVEGWNEGWEDWFGHQKLDVFDFVTPYPDFDIKMLNEYAHSKGVKLMMHHETSSAALNYERHMEDAFNLMNKYGYDAVKTGYVGDIIPRGEYHYSQLMNNHYQRVIETAAKHHIMVNAHEATRPTGICRTWPNLVGNESARGTEYEAFGGNKSYHTVMLPFTRLQGGPMDYTPGIFETKLSEWSNNKSYVHTTLCGQLSLYLVMYSPLQMAADLPEHYEKYDDAFQFIRDVACDWDDSKYLEAEPAKYITVARKAKGTDNWFVGGKTDAARTAVVKLDFLDKGKKYACAIYQDGKNADYEKNPKSYQIIHKTVKKGDVLKINEARGGGFAISLLAK, encoded by the coding sequence ATGAAGAAACTGAATGTATTAGTGATGGGTCTCTTGCTTCCTATGTTGGCAGCGGCCCAGACCGTAAAGTCACCTGACGGCAATGTCTCGGTAACTTTCTCTTTGACCGAAAAGGGACAGCCTACCTATGAGATGAGCTATAAGGGAAAGACTGTATGTAAGCCATCCCACTTAGGATTGGAGTTGGCTAAGGATAAACATGCCTCTAAGGGTATGGAGGAAACCAGCCTGATGGATGGTTTTACTGAAACCGGCAGCAAGACATCGACTTTCGATGAAACCTGGAAGCCGGTATGGGGCGAGACCGCTACCATCCGCAACCATTACAACGAGATGGAGGTAAACCTGAACCAGGCTGCTTCTAAGCGCAACATTACCATCCGTTTCCGTGTATATGATTATGGTATGGGCTTGCGCTATGAGTTCCCACAGCAGGAGAGTCTGAATTATTTTGTCATCCAGGAGGAGCATACCCAGTTTGCCATGGCAGGCGATCATACCGCTTACTGGATTCCTGGTGATTATGATACACAGGAGTATGATTACAACATTACTCCATTGACAGGCATTCGCCCAATTATTGCGAAAAACCGTGAAGCTTACAAGAGTAATTCGTCTACCACCGTCTTCTCTGATACCGGTGTTCAGACCTCTCTCCAGATGAAGACCAAGGACGGACTCTACATCAACATCCATGAGGCAGCCTGCCTGGATTATCCTACCATGCACCTCAATCTGGACGAGAAAACATTGACTTTCGAGTCTTGGCTTACTCCTGATGCCGTGGGCAGAAAGGGATTTATCCAGACTCCATTCAATACCCCTTGGCGTACCGTGATGGTAAGTGATAATGCACGTGATATGCTTTCATGCAAGTTGACATTGAACCTTAATGAGCCTTGCAAGATTAAGGATACATCCTGGATTCATCCTACCAAGTACTGCGGTGTATGGTGGAACATGATTGTGGGTACCAAGACCTGGAGCTATACCAACGATCTGCCATCTGTGCGTCTCGGCGTTACTGATTACAGCAAGTGCAAGCCTAACGGTACTCATGGTGCAACCAACGAGGAAGTGAAGCGCTACATCGACTTTGCTGCCAAGAACGGTTTGCAGGAAGTATTGGTAGAAGGCTGGAATGAAGGTTGGGAAGACTGGTTCGGTCACCAAAAGCTCGATGTCTTCGACTTCGTGACTCCATATCCTGACTTCGATATCAAGATGCTCAACGAATATGCTCACTCTAAGGGCGTGAAACTGATGATGCACCACGAGACATCTTCTGCAGCTCTCAACTACGAGCGCCACATGGAAGATGCCTTCAACCTGATGAACAAATATGGTTATGATGCCGTGAAGACCGGTTATGTAGGTGATATCATCCCAAGAGGTGAGTATCACTACAGCCAGTTGATGAACAATCACTACCAGCGTGTCATCGAGACCGCTGCCAAGCATCATATCATGGTGAATGCCCACGAGGCAACCCGTCCTACAGGTATCTGCCGCACCTGGCCTAACCTGGTTGGCAACGAGAGTGCACGTGGTACAGAATATGAGGCATTTGGCGGTAACAAGTCTTATCATACCGTAATGTTGCCATTCACCCGTCTGCAGGGTGGTCCGATGGATTATACTCCTGGTATCTTTGAGACCAAGCTTTCTGAGTGGAGCAACAATAAGAGTTATGTTCATACCACTCTCTGTGGTCAGCTTTCGCTCTATCTCGTAATGTACAGTCCGCTGCAGATGGCTGCCGATCTTCCAGAGCATTATGAGAAGTATGACGATGCCTTCCAGTTTATCCGCGACGTAGCTTGCGACTGGGATGACTCCAAGTATCTGGAAGCAGAGCCAGCCAAGTATATCACCGTAGCCCGCAAGGCTAAGGGTACCGACAACTGGTTTGTAGGCGGTAAGACTGATGCAGCCCGCACAGCCGTAGTAAAACTCGACTTCCTGGATAAGGGCAAGAAGTATGCTTGCGCTATTTATCAGGACGGCAAGAATGCCGACTACGAGAAGAACCCTAAATCTTATCAGATCATCCACAAGACTGTGAAGAAGGGTGATGTTTTGAAGATTAATGAAGCACGTGGTGGTGGTTTCGCCATCTCATTGCTCGCTAAATAA
- the pulA gene encoding type I pullulanase — protein MNIQKLIIAALTATVLPTSLNAQQTFNEMMYSKEKTMFILNAPTAQKSSVTLRLYKQGQGGKAYKTLKMKKLGDERWEATVKGDLKGKFYTFDIGKGETPGTFAKAVGVNGNRGAIVDLYDTDPSGWDKDVRPALKSPADLVVYELHVRDFSISPTSGLKYKGKYLALTEPKAIEYLKNLGINAIHFQPVFDFASIDETRLDKPQFNWGYDPKNYNVPEGSYATDPYSPVTRIKEFKEMVMALHKAGIRVIFDAVYNHTFDINGSNFQRTYPDYYYRKTKDGKYSDGSGCGNETASEKPLMRQFMLESVKYWIDEYHIDGFRFDLMGVHDIETMQAIREMVNRIDPSIYIYGEGWSAGSCAYPTEKLAVKANTQQLKGIGAFSDDMRDALRGPFSDDHQGALLAGLTGQEESLKFGIVGGIAHPQVDMTKVNYDKKPWTNNPTEQISYVSCHDDMCLVDRLKASISSLTDKNIPEAIRTAELLRIDKLAQTCVFTSQGVPFILAGEEMLRDKKGVHNSYNSPDSINQFTWTNLQKYPQAFAYYKSLIQLRKNHPAFRLSTGDKVRQHLEFLPCQDANGNKQTCLVGFQLKNLEGIDAWKNIIVIYNFNKEAKKMQIPEGSYIVACCNGVINEEGLGFVSEKEAEIAPQSALILYQK, from the coding sequence ATGAATATCCAAAAACTAATAATTGCAGCATTGACAGCAACCGTTTTACCAACTTCATTGAATGCGCAGCAGACATTCAATGAGATGATGTATTCCAAGGAGAAAACCATGTTTATCCTGAATGCTCCAACAGCCCAAAAGTCTTCTGTAACCCTCCGTCTTTATAAGCAAGGTCAGGGAGGAAAGGCTTATAAAACGCTGAAAATGAAGAAGTTGGGCGATGAACGATGGGAGGCTACTGTCAAGGGCGACCTCAAGGGAAAGTTCTATACCTTTGATATTGGCAAGGGTGAAACACCAGGTACATTTGCCAAAGCAGTAGGTGTGAACGGAAACCGTGGCGCCATCGTAGATTTGTATGATACCGATCCATCTGGATGGGATAAGGACGTGCGTCCTGCCCTGAAATCGCCAGCCGATCTCGTTGTCTACGAGCTTCACGTGCGTGATTTCTCCATTTCTCCTACATCCGGCTTGAAATATAAGGGCAAGTATCTCGCCCTCACCGAGCCAAAGGCCATCGAATATCTCAAGAATCTGGGCATCAACGCCATCCACTTCCAGCCTGTATTCGATTTCGCTTCTATAGATGAGACCCGACTCGACAAACCACAGTTCAACTGGGGTTATGATCCGAAGAACTATAATGTGCCGGAAGGCAGTTACGCTACCGACCCTTATTCTCCAGTAACCCGCATCAAGGAGTTCAAGGAGATGGTGATGGCGCTGCATAAGGCAGGCATTCGAGTGATTTTCGATGCCGTATATAACCATACTTTCGATATCAATGGCAGCAATTTCCAGCGTACCTATCCTGATTATTATTATCGCAAGACCAAGGATGGTAAGTATTCTGACGGTTCAGGCTGTGGCAACGAGACTGCTTCAGAGAAGCCTCTCATGCGCCAGTTTATGCTGGAGAGCGTGAAATACTGGATAGACGAATATCATATCGACGGTTTCCGTTTCGACCTGATGGGTGTTCATGACATCGAAACCATGCAGGCTATCCGTGAGATGGTAAACCGCATCGATCCCAGCATCTATATTTATGGTGAGGGATGGAGTGCAGGCAGCTGTGCTTATCCTACCGAGAAACTGGCGGTGAAGGCGAATACCCAGCAGCTCAAGGGCATCGGTGCTTTCAGCGATGATATGCGCGATGCGCTCCGTGGTCCTTTCTCTGATGACCATCAGGGAGCGCTCCTGGCTGGTCTTACAGGTCAGGAGGAGAGTCTGAAGTTCGGTATTGTGGGTGGCATTGCTCATCCGCAGGTGGATATGACAAAGGTGAACTATGACAAGAAGCCTTGGACCAACAATCCTACCGAGCAGATCAGTTATGTAAGCTGCCATGACGATATGTGTCTGGTAGACCGTCTGAAGGCAAGTATCTCATCTCTTACCGACAAGAATATCCCAGAAGCAATACGTACTGCCGAGTTGCTCCGCATCGATAAGCTTGCGCAGACCTGCGTCTTCACTTCCCAGGGTGTTCCTTTCATCCTTGCCGGCGAAGAGATGCTCCGCGACAAGAAGGGAGTACACAACAGCTATAATTCTCCTGACAGCATCAACCAGTTTACCTGGACCAATCTGCAGAAGTATCCGCAGGCGTTTGCTTATTACAAAAGTCTGATCCAGCTCCGCAAGAATCATCCAGCCTTCCGTCTTTCAACAGGCGATAAGGTACGTCAGCATCTGGAGTTCCTGCCTTGTCAGGATGCCAATGGCAACAAGCAGACTTGCCTCGTAGGTTTCCAGCTTAAGAATCTGGAGGGCATTGATGCCTGGAAGAACATCATCGTGATCTATAATTTCAATAAGGAGGCAAAGAAGATGCAGATTCCTGAGGGTAGCTATATTGTGGCTTGCTGCAATGGTGTGATCAATGAGGAAGGCTTAGGCTTTGTTTCGGAAAAGGAAGCTGAGATTGCCCCTCAGTCAGCCTTGATTCTTTATCAGAAATAG
- a CDS encoding LacI family DNA-binding transcriptional regulator yields the protein MGDKETITMKDIARDLGVSVATVSRALKDSSRISTAQKERIQKYAREHNFFPNFLGEALRHNKVKPMKVIGVIVPQVVHYYFMSVLSGIEEEARARGYRVMVAQSNERYDKEVAICEDFYQNKVCGIIVSQAKDTKQYDHFEKLLQNGVPLIFYDRICTGVNCSRVVVDDYMGAFTAVTHMIDTGCKKIAFYGSPMNLEISKNRYNGYHDALVKHGLTENPDWVKICDDRASAEAITPDILKGEDRPDAFFAINDDTAIGILYTAKRMGLKVPEEISICGFTNGDRAKACDPMLTTVEQRGVAVGEEAANILIGQVEGSIPRDEVEKRVVRTRLVVRGTTR from the coding sequence ATGGGCGATAAAGAAACAATAACAATGAAAGATATAGCTCGCGACCTGGGCGTAAGTGTTGCCACGGTGAGCCGAGCATTGAAGGACAGTTCTCGTATCAGTACTGCCCAAAAGGAGCGTATTCAGAAATACGCGCGTGAACATAACTTCTTTCCTAATTTCCTGGGTGAAGCTTTAAGACATAATAAGGTGAAGCCGATGAAGGTGATTGGAGTTATTGTACCTCAGGTGGTACACTATTACTTCATGTCGGTGCTTTCGGGTATAGAGGAAGAGGCTAGAGCCAGAGGTTACCGTGTGATGGTGGCGCAGAGTAACGAGCGTTACGATAAGGAGGTGGCCATCTGTGAAGACTTCTATCAGAACAAGGTTTGTGGCATCATCGTTTCACAGGCGAAGGATACCAAGCAGTATGACCATTTCGAAAAACTGCTGCAGAATGGGGTGCCGCTCATCTTCTATGATAGAATATGTACGGGCGTGAACTGCTCGCGAGTGGTGGTAGATGACTATATGGGTGCATTTACTGCCGTTACCCACATGATTGATACGGGCTGCAAGAAGATTGCCTTCTACGGCTCGCCGATGAATCTGGAAATCTCCAAAAACCGATATAACGGTTATCATGATGCGCTGGTAAAGCATGGTTTGACGGAGAACCCTGACTGGGTGAAGATCTGCGATGACCGTGCCAGTGCCGAAGCAATAACGCCGGATATTCTGAAAGGGGAAGATCGTCCGGATGCGTTCTTCGCCATCAATGATGATACGGCAATCGGCATTCTCTATACCGCCAAGCGGATGGGGCTCAAGGTGCCTGAAGAAATCAGTATCTGCGGATTCACCAATGGTGACCGTGCCAAGGCGTGCGACCCGATGCTTACTACGGTTGAGCAGCGAGGTGTTGCCGTAGGCGAGGAAGCTGCCAATATCCTGATTGGCCAGGTGGAAGGCTCCATCCCTAGAGATGAGGTGGAGAAGCGAGTGGTGAGAACACGACTCGTGGTGAGAGGAACAACCCGATAA